GGGGGGGGGCTCTAGTGCCCGGGTAAATGTTCTATGGTTGCACTGTGCTATTACCCAATCCTGTGCCAGTGTTGGTGCCCAATCCTGTGCCAGTGTTGGTGCCCAATCCTGTGCCAGTGTTGGTGCCCGTATCAGTGCCAGGCGCATGGGGGGTTCAGTCAGGCATTTACCAATCTGTATGTTGTAGGTGGGCGCCGTTGCCATGGAGAACTACAAGAAGGTGGGAGTGGCGGAGGTGCCAATGGCGGTGCCCATACCCGGGCTGCCCCCGGACACCATAGAGATGAAGGTGAGGGACGGGAGCAAGATGCGCAACCTGCTGGGCTTCGCTATTGGGCAGATGGAGCGCCAGGCTACGCGCCAGATTGTGTTTAGCGGCTCGGGCAAAGCGCTGGGCAAAACCATCAGCTGCGCGGAGATCATGAAGCGCCGCCTGGGGGGCCTGCACCAACTCACCCGCGTCTGCTTCCGCCAAACCCAGGAGACCTGGGAACCCATTGTGCCCGACGTGGGGCTCGACCCCCTCACTGTCAGGAGAAACTGCCCCAGCGTCTGTATCCTACTCAGCAAGGACCCACTGGACCCAGCAGAACCCGGGTACCAGGCGCCGGGCAGCTACGACACCCACTGGGTTCAGCAACTGAGGGAAGAGACCCCCCGACAGAAGAGACGGGGCACGGGCAGGGCGGGGGGCGATGGCACAAAGCAGCCCAGGGGGCCGGGGGGGCCAGGGGGCGGGCACAAAAGAACATAACTGTGTGGTT
This window of the Xenopus tropicalis strain Nigerian unplaced genomic scaffold, UCB_Xtro_10.0 Sca151, whole genome shotgun sequence genome carries:
- the rpp25l gene encoding uncharacterized protein LOC100135176; protein product: MENYKKVGVAEVPMAVPIPGLPPDTIEMKVRDGSKMRNLLGFAIGQMERQATRQIVFSGSGKALGKTISCAEIMKRRLGGLHQLTRVCFRQTQETWEPIVPDVGLDPLTVRRNCPSVCILLSKDPLDPAEPGYQAPGSYDTHWVQQLREETPRQKRRGTGRAGGDGTKQPRGPGGPGGGHKRT